A single window of Symphalangus syndactylus isolate Jambi chromosome 4, NHGRI_mSymSyn1-v2.1_pri, whole genome shotgun sequence DNA harbors:
- the LDB3 gene encoding LIM domain-binding protein 3 isoform X5 gives MSTSCSPTGFTSPEGGRWREAGLRLLEHSPATPPFPQRQASSGRSQRPERERAAPEAAADSTSMSYSVTLTGPGPWGFRLQGGKDFNMPLTISRITPGSKAAESQLSQGDLVVAIDGVNTDTMTHLEAQNKIKSASYNLSLTLQKSKRPIPISTTAPPVQTPLPVIPHQKVVVNSPANADYQERFNPSALKDSALSTHKPIEVKGLGGKATIIHAQYNTPISMYSQDAIMDAIAGQAQAQGSDFSGSLPIKDLAVDSASPVYQAVIKSQNKPEDEADEWARRSSNLQSRSFRILAQMTGTEFMQDPDEEALRRSRERFETERNSPRFAKLRNWHHGLSAQILNVKS, from the exons ATGAGTACCAGCTGCTCTCCGACTGGCTTCACGTCTCCCGAGGGAGGCAGATGGAGGGAGGCCGGCCTTCGCCTTTTAGAGCACTCTCCTGCCACCCCTCCCTTTCCCCAGAGGCAAGCTTCATCAGGCAGGAGCCAGAGGCCAGAGAGAGAGCGTGCAGCTCCAG AGGCGGCCGCTGACAGCACCAGCATGTCTTACAGTGTGACCCTGACTGGGCCCGGGCCCTGGGGCTTCCGTCTGCAGGGGGGCAAGGACTTCAACATGCCCCTCACTATCTCCCGG ATCACACCAGGCAGCAAGGCAGCCGAGTCCCAGCTCAGCCAGGGTGACCTCGTGGTGGCCATTGACGGCGTCAACACAGACACCATGACCCACCTGGAAGCCCAGAACAAGATCAAGTCTGCCAGCTACAACTTGAGCCTCACCCTGCAGAA ATCGAAGCGTCCCATTCCCATCTCCACGACAGCACCTCCAGTCCAGACCCCTCTGCCGGTGATTCCCCACCAGAAG GTGGTAGTCAACTCTCCAGCCAA cGCCGACTACCAGGAACGCTTCAACCCCAGTGCCCTGAAGGACTCGGCCCTGTCCACCCACAAGCCCATCGAGGTGAAGGGGCTGGGCGGCAAGGCCACCATCATCCATGCGCAGTACAACACGCCCATCAGCATGTACTCCCAGGATGCCATCATGGACGCCATCGCTGGGCAGGCCCAGGCCCAAGGCAGTGACTTCAGTGG GAGCCTCCCTATTAAGGATCTTGCCGTAGACAGCGCCTCCCCTGTCTACCAGGCTGTGATTAAGAGCCAGAACAAGCCGGAAGACGAGGCTGACGAGTGGGCACGCCGTTCCTCCAACCTGCAGTCTCGCTCCTTCCGCATCCTGGCCCAGATGACGGGGACAGAATTCA tgcaagaccctgatGAAGAAGCTCTGCGAAGGTCAAG GGAAAGGTTTGAAACGGAACGTAACAGCCCACGTTTTGCCAAATTGCGCAACTGGCACCATGGCCTTTCAGCCCAAATCCTTAATGTTAAAAGCTAA
- the LDB3 gene encoding LIM domain-binding protein 3 isoform X4, translating to MSTSCSPTGFTSPEGGRWREAGLRLLEHSPATPPFPQRQASSGRSQRPERERAAPEAAADSTSMSYSVTLTGPGPWGFRLQGGKDFNMPLTISRITPGSKAAESQLSQGDLVVAIDGVNTDTMTHLEAQNKIKSASYNLSLTLQKSKRPIPISTTAPPVQTPLPVIPHQKDPALDTNGSLVAPSPSPEARASPGTPGTPELRPTFSPAFSRPSAFSSLAEASDPGPLRASLRAKTSPEGARDLLGPKALPGSSQPRQYNNPIGLYSAETLREMAQMYQMSLRGKASGVGLPGGSLPIKDLAVDSASPVYQAVIKSQNKPEDEADEWARRSSNLQSRSFRILAQMTGTEFMQDPDEEALRRSRERFETERNSPRFAKLRNWHHGLSAQILNVKS from the exons ATGAGTACCAGCTGCTCTCCGACTGGCTTCACGTCTCCCGAGGGAGGCAGATGGAGGGAGGCCGGCCTTCGCCTTTTAGAGCACTCTCCTGCCACCCCTCCCTTTCCCCAGAGGCAAGCTTCATCAGGCAGGAGCCAGAGGCCAGAGAGAGAGCGTGCAGCTCCAG AGGCGGCCGCTGACAGCACCAGCATGTCTTACAGTGTGACCCTGACTGGGCCCGGGCCCTGGGGCTTCCGTCTGCAGGGGGGCAAGGACTTCAACATGCCCCTCACTATCTCCCGG ATCACACCAGGCAGCAAGGCAGCCGAGTCCCAGCTCAGCCAGGGTGACCTCGTGGTGGCCATTGACGGCGTCAACACAGACACCATGACCCACCTGGAAGCCCAGAACAAGATCAAGTCTGCCAGCTACAACTTGAGCCTCACCCTGCAGAA ATCGAAGCGTCCCATTCCCATCTCCACGACAGCACCTCCAGTCCAGACCCCTCTGCCGGTGATTCCCCACCAGAAG gaccCCGCTCTGGACACGAACGGCAGCCTGGTggcacccagccccagccctgaggCGAGGGCCAGCCCAGGCACCCCAGGCACCCCGGAGCTCAGGCCCACCTTTAGCCCTGCCTTCTCCCGGCCCTCCGCCTTCTCCTCACTCGCCGAGGCCTCTGACCCTGGCCCTCTGCGGGCCAGCCTGAGGGCCAAGACCAGCCCAGAGGGGGCCCGGGACCTACTCGGCCCGAAAGCCCTGCCGGGCTCAAGCCAGCCGAGGCAATATAACAACCCCATTGGCCTGTACTCGGCAGAGACCCTGAGGGAGATGGCTCAGATGTACCAGATGAGCCTCCGAGGGAAGGCCTCGGGTGTCGGACTCCCAGGAGG GAGCCTCCCTATTAAGGATCTTGCCGTAGACAGCGCCTCCCCTGTCTACCAGGCTGTGATTAAGAGCCAGAACAAGCCGGAAGACGAGGCTGACGAGTGGGCACGCCGTTCCTCCAACCTGCAGTCTCGCTCCTTCCGCATCCTGGCCCAGATGACGGGGACAGAATTCA tgcaagaccctgatGAAGAAGCTCTGCGAAGGTCAAG GGAAAGGTTTGAAACGGAACGTAACAGCCCACGTTTTGCCAAATTGCGCAACTGGCACCATGGCCTTTCAGCCCAAATCCTTAATGTTAAAAGCTAA